In Kiritimatiellia bacterium, a single genomic region encodes these proteins:
- a CDS encoding metallophosphatase family protein, with amino-acid sequence MRLAVLSDIHGNFIALRAVLDAIDRDNPDRVIIAGDVINRGPRSRECLACVLDRIERDCWLCIKGNHEDYVLMAAAQDPAMMQPWQRAALAHTFWTADRVRDLLPTVAALPDQISLWGPDGSEVRFVHASMRGNREGLYHHMDEAALIERTSPPADVLVAGHTHIPFSRRVDGRLIVNAGAAGLPFDGDFRPSYAILEWTPRGWTTHIRRITYDRAAAERDMVDSGFLDGGGPMARLILEELRSARPLLARWQRDFEPRVCAGLMTVEDSVDALLDSIGAR; translated from the coding sequence GTGCGCCTCGCCGTTCTATCCGACATTCATGGCAACTTTATCGCGCTTCGGGCGGTCCTTGACGCCATCGATCGGGACAATCCGGATCGCGTGATCATCGCTGGAGATGTGATCAACCGGGGCCCCCGTTCTCGGGAGTGCCTCGCCTGCGTGCTCGACCGCATCGAACGGGACTGCTGGCTATGCATCAAGGGCAACCATGAAGACTACGTGTTGATGGCCGCTGCACAGGACCCCGCAATGATGCAGCCCTGGCAACGCGCCGCGCTTGCGCACACCTTCTGGACGGCGGATCGCGTGCGCGATCTCCTGCCCACCGTGGCCGCCTTGCCGGATCAAATCTCGCTCTGGGGACCTGACGGCTCGGAGGTCCGTTTTGTCCACGCATCCATGCGGGGGAACCGCGAGGGGTTGTATCACCACATGGACGAGGCGGCGCTGATCGAGCGAACTTCGCCGCCCGCCGACGTGCTCGTCGCCGGACATACGCATATCCCCTTCAGCCGCCGCGTTGATGGCCGGCTCATCGTCAACGCCGGCGCGGCCGGCCTCCCGTTCGATGGAGATTTTCGGCCCTCCTACGCCATTCTCGAATGGACGCCCCGGGGATGGACGACCCACATCCGCCGAATCACCTATGACCGGGCCGCCGCTGAACGAGACATGGTGGATTCCGGTTTCCTGGACGGCGGCGGCCCCATGGCCAGGCTCATCCTCGAAGAATTGCGCTCCGCTCGGCCGCTGCTGGCACGCTGGCAGAGAGACTTCGAGCCGCGGGTCTGCGCGGGGTTAATGACCGTCGAGGACTCCGTCGATGCGCTTCTCGACTCGATCGGTGCGCGCTGA